A region of the Gemmobacter fulvus genome:
GGCGCTGGAAAGTGTGGGCTATCAGACCCGCGACCTGCTGGAGGCGATGCGCGCGGATTGGGGCGCGCAGGCGGATGGCGTGTTGCGGGTGGATGGCGGCATGGCGGCCTCGGATTGGGCGATGCAGTTTCTGGCCGATATTCTGGGCGCGCCGGTGGATCGCCCGGTGGTGACGGAGACCACCGCCCTTGGTGCGGCCTATCTGGCGGGTTTGCAGGCCGGGATCTACCCCGCCCCCGAAGATTTCGCCAAAGGCTGGGCCTTGGAGCGGCGCTTTGCCCCGGCTATGGATGTGGCGGTGCGGGATGGCAAATATGCCCGCTGGGGGCGGGCCGTCGCGGCCACGATGAATGTATGAACAGTTTTTCCATCGCGGTGCCGGGCCGCATCCTGTTCGGGCGGGGCGAGGCGGCCAAGGCCCCCGGCCTGATCGCGGCCTTCGGCGCGCGGGGGATCGTGGTGCATGGCGCCGATGCGGCGCGGGCCGGGTGGCTGATGCAGGGGCTGCGCGCCGCCGGATGTGAGGCTTTGGGCATTGCCTGCGCGGGCGAGCCGGTGCTTGCAGTGCTGGAACAGGCGGTGGCACAGGCGCGGGCGCATCGCCCCGACTGGATCGTGGCTCTGGGGGGCGGGGCGGCCCTTGATCTGGGCAAGGCGATTGCCGCCCTTGTGCCCGCACCCGGCGAGGCGATGGATTATCTGGAGGTGGTGGGGCGTGGCCTGCCGCTGGAGGCCGCGCCCTTGCCCTTCATCGCGCTGCCCAGCACGGCGGGGACCGGGGCCGAAGTCACCAAGAATGCGGTGATCGGCGTGCCCGCACAGGGGCGCAAGGTGTCGCTGCGTGATGACCGGATGCTGGCGCGGCTTGCCATCGTCGATCCGGCGCTGACCGATGATTGCCCGCGCGCGGTGACGCTGGCCTCGGGGCTGGATGCCATCACGCAGGTGATCGAGCCCTATATTTCCTGCAAGGCAACCCCCTATACCGATGCGATCACCCGTCCGGTCATCGGCCCCGGCCTTGCCGCGCTGGTGGCGCTGATGGCGGGCGAGGACGCGCAGGCGCGCGATACGCTGGCCTGGACCTCGGTCTGTGGCGGCATGGCGCTGGCCAATGCCGGTCTCGGGGCTGTGCATGGGCTGGCCGGGGTGATCGGCGGCCAGACAGGGGCGTCGCATGGCGCGATCTGTGGTGTCTTGCTGGGGCCGGTGCTGGCGATGAACCGCGCCCGGACCGATGGCCCGGCCCGCGCGCGGATAGACGAGGTCTGCGCGCTGATTTCCGGGGTTCTGGGCGGCGCGGCGGCGGATGCGCCGCAGGTGCTGGCCGATTGGGCGCGGGCTGCGGGCCTGCCGGGGCTGGCGGCGCAGGGGCTTGCCCCGGCGGATCATGCGCAGGTGGCCGAAGCCTCGGCGGCTTCGTCGTCGATGAAGGGCAACCCGCTGCCGCTGTCGCCCGCCGATCTGGTTACGGTGCTGCAAGCCGCGCGCTGAGCAACGCCCGCAGCGCCGCGTGATCCGGGGCCACCGCCTCGGCCCCTGCCGCAGATAGCAGGGCGGCATGGTCTGTCGCCTTGCCGATCAGGTGGCAACCGCCGGTAAAGGCGATGGCGGGCATCCCGGCAGCGCGGGCCGCCTGCACCCCTGCGGGCGCATCCTCGATCACCACACAGTCGCCCGGCGGCACACCCATCTTCGCGGCGGCATAGAGGAACAGGTCGGGCGCGGGTTTGCCCTGCGCCACCATATCGGCGCTGAACACATTCTGCGCAAAGCGGGCGGCAAGGCCGGTGCAGCGCAGCGCCACCTCCAGCCGTGCCACAGCACCCCCTGAGGCGATGCAGATCGCCACACCGGCCTGCGCCAGCGCGTCCAGCGTGGCCTCGGCCCCCGGCACCGGGTGCAGCTCGGTGGGATAACGGCGGAACAGCCGGGCGTGCCAGGCATCGGGAAAATCGGCACCGCAGGGCTGGCCGGTGCGGTCGCGGATATAGGCCATGTGGCGCGCGGTCGAGGCGCCCAGAAACAGGCCATGCGCCTCGTCCACGCTGACCGGGGCCCCGCGGGCCGTGATCTCGGCGGCGAGCTCCTCCAGCGCGATGCCCTCACTATCGGCCAGAACGCCGTCGAAATCGAAGATGGCCAAAGACAGGGGCATTTGCAGCCTTTCCTGCGCGCCCCCGGTCCCCGGGGGCGCGGCTGGGGATCATTCGCCGTAGGGCAGCCAGATCGTTTTCACCTGAGTGGCGCGGCGCAGATAGTCTGCCCCTTGCCCCTGCGCCGGGTCGCGCCAGTCGCGCAGGCGGCCGCCGTCGGTCCAGACCGGCTTGAGGTTGCCTGCCGAGGCCGTCTCGACCATCGCCACGCCCTCTGCGCTGCCGCAATACCACAGCGCGGCCACGTCATCATGCTCGGCCAGAGTGCGCGCCAGCACATCACGCTCGCCGGTCAGCAGGTTGACCACGCCGCCCGGCATGTCCGAGGTTTCCAGCACCTGATACAGCCGCGCCGCGATCAGCGGGTGGCTTTGGCTTGCCACCACCACCGCGCGGTTGCCCATGGCAATGGCGGGCAGCAGCAAGGACAGCAGCGACAGCAGCGGCGCTTCATCCGGGCAGACAAGACCCATCACGCCAAAGGGCTCGTTCATTGCCAGCGTGACATGCCGGGATTTGGTGGCATGGACCGCGCCGTCGAACTTGTCGGCCTGCGCCGCATACCAGAAGGCGCGGCGGATGCTCAGTTCCACCTCCTCTGCGGCAGCCTTGGCGCTGGTGCCGGTGCTGTCGATCAGCAGGGCTTCAAACTCGGCCCGGCGCTGATCGAGATTTTCGGCAAAGAAATACAGCACCTGCGCGCGGTTATGCGCCGTGACGCCGCCCCAGCCGCCCGCCTTGTGCGCCGCCTCGACCGCATTGCGCACATCCTTGCGATTGGCCAGCGCGGCTTGGCCAATGGCGACGCCGCCCTTGCCCAGCACGGTATAGCTTTGCCCGCCATCGGCCCGCGCCTGCTTGCCGCCGATATAAAGCTTGGCCGTCACGTCAATGTCGGCGCGGTCGGATTTGCCGGTGAAGGGGGAAACCTCGATGGCCAGCGCCGGGGCAGGGCGGGCTTTGCCGCCTTTTTCCCATGCGGGCGACAGGTATTCCGCCATGCCCTCGCGCCCGCCTTCACGGCCAAAGCCGCTTTCGCGATAGCCGCCAAAGGCCGCCCCGGCATCGAAGATATTGGTGGCATTGATCCAGACCACCCCGGCCTTGACCTTGGCCGCCACCTCGATCGCGCGGTTGATGTTTTCCGACCAGACCGACGCGGCAAGGCCATAGCGGCTGTCATTGGCCAGCGTCACCGCCTCGTCGGCGGTGCGGAAGGTCAGGGTGGTGGCCACCGGGCCGAAGATTTCCACCTGCGACACGGTGGAGGCGGGGGCCGTGCCGGTAAAGAACCCCGGCGCGCAGAAATTGCCGGTCTTGGGCAGCGCCCCCGGCGCGCGGTGCAGCGTGGCGCCTTCCGCCTCGCCCTGCGCCAGCAGGCCGGTGATGCGCGTCAGTTGCTTGCGCGACACGATGGCGCCCACATCCATCGTCTTGTCCAGCGGATCGCCGGTGCGCAGCACCTGCATCCGGGCGGTCAGCTTGGCAAAGAAGCGCGGCGCCACGCCTTCCTGCACCAGAATACGCGACCCGGCACAGCAGACCTCGCCCTGATTGAACCAGATCGCATCGACGACGCCTTCGACGGCGGCATCCAGATCGGCATCCTCGAACACGATGAACGGGGATTTGCCGCCCAGTTCCAGCGACAGTTTCTTGCCCGATCCGGCAATCTGGCGGCGGATGACGCGGCCCACTTCGGTCGAGCCGGTGAAGGCGACCTTATCGACATCAGGGTGGCCCGCAATCGCGGCCCCGGTCTCGCCATCGCCATTGACGATGTTCAAGACCCCGGCAGGCAGGCCCACTTCGGCGCAGATCTGCGCAAAGGCCCAGGCGCTGAGCGGGGTCAGATCGGCCGGTTTCAGCACCACGGTATTGCCCGCCGCCAGTGCAGGCGCGACTTTCCAGGCGAGCATCAAGAGCGGGAAGTTCCACGGGATCACCTGCCCGCAGACGCCGACCGGGGTGTGGTTCGGAAATTCGCTGTCCAGCACCTCGGCCCAGCCGGCATGGTGATAGAAGTGGCGCGCCACCAGCGGCACGTCGATGTCGCGCGTCTCGCGGATGGTCTTGCCATTGTCCATCGTCTCCAGCACCGACAGGAAGCGTTCGCGCTTCTGGATGTGGCGGGCAATGGCATAGAGGTATTTTGCACGCGCATGGCCGGGCAGGGCCGACCATTTCGGATAGGCGGCACGGGCGGCGCGCACGGCGGCCTCCACATCCTCGGCGCTGCCCTTGGCCACCTGCGCCAGCGGCACATCGGTGGCCGGATTCAGCACCTCGATCAGCGGCGCGCGGGCGTCGGTGAATTTGCCGTTGATGAAATGGCCGATCCCGTCGCCCAGGCCCGCAAGCCAGGCTTTGACCTCGGCATTGCCTTCCGGGGCGGGGCCGTATTCCATGGTGTTCATGATGTCCTTGATCGTGGGCATGTGCAGATCCTCAGGCCAGCGCGTGGCGGTTGGCGGCCGAGTAGCGGCCCGTGACGTGGTGTTCCAACTGGCGTTCGATATCGCCCAGCATGGACGAGGCACCGATGCGGAACAGATCGGGCTGCATCCAGCGCAGGCCCAGTTCCTCTTTCATCAGGATCAGCCAGGTCATGGCGTCCTTCGCGGTTTTCAGCCCGCCTGCCGGTTTGAAGCCGACAATCTGGCCGGTCAGATCGCGGAAATCGCGCAGGGCCCGCAGCATGGTCAGAGACACCGGCAGGGTGGCGTTCA
Encoded here:
- a CDS encoding aldehyde dehydrogenase family protein → MPTIKDIMNTMEYGPAPEGNAEVKAWLAGLGDGIGHFINGKFTDARAPLIEVLNPATDVPLAQVAKGSAEDVEAAVRAARAAYPKWSALPGHARAKYLYAIARHIQKRERFLSVLETMDNGKTIRETRDIDVPLVARHFYHHAGWAEVLDSEFPNHTPVGVCGQVIPWNFPLLMLAWKVAPALAAGNTVVLKPADLTPLSAWAFAQICAEVGLPAGVLNIVNGDGETGAAIAGHPDVDKVAFTGSTEVGRVIRRQIAGSGKKLSLELGGKSPFIVFEDADLDAAVEGVVDAIWFNQGEVCCAGSRILVQEGVAPRFFAKLTARMQVLRTGDPLDKTMDVGAIVSRKQLTRITGLLAQGEAEGATLHRAPGALPKTGNFCAPGFFTGTAPASTVSQVEIFGPVATTLTFRTADEAVTLANDSRYGLAASVWSENINRAIEVAAKVKAGVVWINATNIFDAGAAFGGYRESGFGREGGREGMAEYLSPAWEKGGKARPAPALAIEVSPFTGKSDRADIDVTAKLYIGGKQARADGGQSYTVLGKGGVAIGQAALANRKDVRNAVEAAHKAGGWGGVTAHNRAQVLYFFAENLDQRRAEFEALLIDSTGTSAKAAAEEVELSIRRAFWYAAQADKFDGAVHATKSRHVTLAMNEPFGVMGLVCPDEAPLLSLLSLLLPAIAMGNRAVVVASQSHPLIAARLYQVLETSDMPGGVVNLLTGERDVLARTLAEHDDVAALWYCGSAEGVAMVETASAGNLKPVWTDGGRLRDWRDPAQGQGADYLRRATQVKTIWLPYGE
- a CDS encoding HAD family hydrolase; this translates as MPLSLAIFDFDGVLADSEGIALEELAAEITARGAPVSVDEAHGLFLGASTARHMAYIRDRTGQPCGADFPDAWHARLFRRYPTELHPVPGAEATLDALAQAGVAICIASGGAVARLEVALRCTGLAARFAQNVFSADMVAQGKPAPDLFLYAAAKMGVPPGDCVVIEDAPAGVQAARAAGMPAIAFTGGCHLIGKATDHAALLSAAGAEAVAPDHAALRALLSARLAAP
- a CDS encoding iron-containing alcohol dehydrogenase; amino-acid sequence: MNSFSIAVPGRILFGRGEAAKAPGLIAAFGARGIVVHGADAARAGWLMQGLRAAGCEALGIACAGEPVLAVLEQAVAQARAHRPDWIVALGGGAALDLGKAIAALVPAPGEAMDYLEVVGRGLPLEAAPLPFIALPSTAGTGAEVTKNAVIGVPAQGRKVSLRDDRMLARLAIVDPALTDDCPRAVTLASGLDAITQVIEPYISCKATPYTDAITRPVIGPGLAALVALMAGEDAQARDTLAWTSVCGGMALANAGLGAVHGLAGVIGGQTGASHGAICGVLLGPVLAMNRARTDGPARARIDEVCALISGVLGGAAADAPQVLADWARAAGLPGLAAQGLAPADHAQVAEASAASSSMKGNPLPLSPADLVTVLQAAR